A genomic window from Macaca mulatta isolate MMU2019108-1 chromosome 19, T2T-MMU8v2.0, whole genome shotgun sequence includes:
- the FFAR2 gene encoding free fatty acid receptor 2 has product MPPDWKSSLILMAYIIIFLTGLPANLLALRAFVGRVRQPQPAPVHILLLSLTLADLLLLLLLPFKIIEAASNFRWYLPKIVCALTSFGFYSSIYCSTWLLAGISIERYLGVAFPVQYKLSRRPLYGVIAALVAWGMSFGHCTIVIIVQYLNTTEQARSGNEITCYENFTDHQLDVVLPVRLELCLVLFFIPMAVTIFCYWRFVWIMLSQPHVGAQKRRRAVGLAVVTLLNFLVCFGPYNVSHLVGYHQRKSPWWRSIAVVFSSLNASLDPLLFYFSSSVVRRAFGRGLQVLRNQGSSMLGRRGKDTAEGTNEDRGVSQGEGMPSSDFTTE; this is encoded by the coding sequence ATGCCGCCAGACTGGAAGAGCTCCTTGATCCTCATGGCTTACATCATCATCTTCCTCACTGGCCTCCCTGCCAACCTCCTAGCCCTGCGGGCCTTTGTGGGGCGGGTCCGCCAGCCCCAGCCTGCACCCGTGCACATCCTCCTGCTCAGCCTGACGCTGGCGgacctcctcctgctgctgctgctgcctttcAAGATCATCGAGGCCGCATCGAACTTCCGCTGGTACCTGCCCAAGATCGTCTGTGCCCTCACGAGTTTCGGCTTCTACAGCAGCATCTACTGCAGCACGTGGCTGCTGGCGGGCATCAGCATTGAGCGCTACCTGGGCGTGGCTTTCCCCGTGCAGTACAAGCTCTCCCGCCGGCCTCTGTATGGAGTGATTGCAGCTCTGGTGGCCTGGGGTATGTCCTTTGGTCACTGCACCATTGTGATCATTGTTCAGTATTTGAACACGACTGAGCAGGCCAGAAGTGGCAATGAAATTACCTGCTACGAGAACTTCACCGATCACCAGCTGGACGTGGTGCTGCCCGTGCGGCTGGAGCTGTGCCTGGTGCTCTTCTTCATCCCCATGGCGGTCACCATCTTCTGCTACTGGCGTTTTGTGTGGATCATGCTCTCCCAGCCCCATGTGGGGGCCCAGAAACGGCGCCGAGCCGTGGGGCTGGCTGTGGTGACGCTGCTCAATTTCCTGGTGTGCTTCGGACCTTACAACGTGTCCCACCTGGTGGGGTATCACCAGAGAAAAAGCCCCTGGTGGCGGTCAATAGCGGTGGTGTTCAGTTCACTCAATGCCAGTCTGGACCCCTTGCTCTTCTATTTCTCTTCTTCGGTGGTGCGCAGGGCATTTGGGAGAGGGCTGCAGGTGCTAAGGAATCAGGGCTCCTCCATGTTGGGACGCAGAGGCAAAGACACAGCAGAGGGGACAAATGAGGACAGGGGTGTGAGTCAGGGAGAGGGGATGCCAAGTTCGGACTTCACTACGGAGTAG